CAGGGATGGCCTCTTCACTGATTAAGTTAACCCGAATACGCTGAGCATCACGTACCCAACGGTTACTCACTTCTACTGATGTTAACTTACCACTGGCAGTTTGCTGTGCAGACGCCACGCCAAAGTCACGACTACCGATGGCGAAATCAAATACTTGACCAGGTAGCGCATCATAAGTGACATAAGCTGCCGATGTGTTACTAATCAGCGCCGTGGCCTTCTCACGAAAATCCGCCGCCACCCACAATGAATCACTGGAAATAAACGTCAGCATAGGTAGGTTCGCGGTTGCCATCGCTCCTACTTCCAATTGCAGATTAGAGATCACGCCAGCGTTAGGCGCATAAATGTGGGTGTGCGATAAATCGAGCTCCGCTTGCGCAAGATTATTTTTAGCTGCCATCACCAACGAGCTCTCACCAATTCCCGATCCCAATTGGGCTTTGATCGCGAATGTTTGTTGTTCAGCCGCATGCAGTGTTGAACGGGAAGCTTGATATTTTGCATAAGCACTATCCTGCATCGACGTTGATACCAGGTGTTTTTTCGCCAGCTTGCTAATACGTTGATATTCTGCGGCAGCATTGTTATAAGTTGCTTTACTGCTAGCGGTATTCGCTATGGCCGCTTCGACCTGAGCATACAAGGATTTTTCTTGCTCATACGCTTGTTGCAACGCCACTTTCGCCTTGTTAACCGCAAGCGTGTATCTGCTATTATTAATCGTAAATAGCAATTCCCCTTTATCAACATGTTGATTATTACGGATCGCAACATCTGTAATTGGCCCTGATACTTCCGGTGCTAATTGCACTACATAACCATACACTCGACTCTCAGTCGTTAACGGAACGTATCTATCCGCCACGATGATGTAAGCCATAAAGACAATAAACAAGACGATAAGACGGCGCATCCAACGATGAAAAGTGGACTGGGTATGAGACATTTAAATTTCCGATGACGAATAAAA
The DNA window shown above is from Moritella sp. F3 and carries:
- a CDS encoding HlyD family secretion protein; amino-acid sequence: MSHTQSTFHRWMRRLIVLFIVFMAYIIVADRYVPLTTESRVYGYVVQLAPEVSGPITDVAIRNNQHVDKGELLFTINNSRYTLAVNKAKVALQQAYEQEKSLYAQVEAAIANTASSKATYNNAAAEYQRISKLAKKHLVSTSMQDSAYAKYQASRSTLHAAEQQTFAIKAQLGSGIGESSLVMAAKNNLAQAELDLSHTHIYAPNAGVISNLQLEVGAMATANLPMLTFISSDSLWVAADFREKATALISNTSAAYVTYDALPGQVFDFAIGSRDFGVASAQQTASGKLTSVEVSNRWVRDAQRIRVNLISEEAIPVQLFVGSRATVVLYPAGNVWWQTLASLQIKLAGLLHYIY